CAATTGTAATGTCCGACCTGTAATTCATAGGCCATGACGCACAGACACAACGACAGGAGATCATACACAATTGTTGAAGAGGTGCAGAGAAAAGGTAACGGAGGGAGTTTGACTGTCCCTGTTTTACAGCAAAAGGAAGGAGTCCCAAGGATTTGGAGATGACTCCAGAGCGCCAACAACAGGTGTGTATGAGTGTTGCAGAGATATGGAattacaataacaaaaacactaGTAGTATGTTAAAGCTTGGCAATTAAAAAATTATTGGTATCTTCTTCAGGCGACAACATCCGAGAGTTCCTGCTCAGCCTGCGATACTTTCGGATCTTCATCGCTCTCTGGAACATCTTCATGATGTTCTGCATGATAGTGTGAGTAAGATGCTTGTGGCCAATGCTGCCCATGTGCTTAAATGagttaaggccggcgcatgcttctgcaactgcgtcggcggcttttcacgcagctgtgtcgcaggactctttgtcaGTCATGCTTCCCCAAGCTTCCCCAAGCGCTGCGCCTCTTATAAAGCAATGcgccgccagaacactaggcggagtaatgttttttgtcggAGAcaaccttagagacgccttctttcttcttcgtcgattgtttatttacatagccactgcggctcctcgtagcctttttctggcggacaaatccgccagtcagtgacgggttaaccaagtgatcatactttcggatctcttctgccaaacgctcttctatttggtccatattggttcttctaaatcttctgttgtttctgcggttattatgtggcatgaaaccggaactaatactccggaaaggatgtagttagcaaaCCAATCACATCCCTTGCGGGCGGCGggaggctcgcgtcgctttgcAGTCTAGTTAGAAAAATGGGGCGAAGCgtgtaagcacgtaagaagagatacataagcacgtaaggggcccggaagggctcttgctcTTGCGGGGCCATGAAAACgaagaagcatgcgccggcttTTAGTATTGGATGTGAAGATGAATTTGCTGCTCATCTAACTGGTTGACTGTCTTCAATCCTCACAGATTATTTGGATCATGATCGACATTTGCAGGGACCAGAATCCAGAACCCCTCCTGGTTTTTCAAGATGGATGCTCTAAATTACTTCTTTATAGAACCTTTCTGTTCCTTTCGCCATTTTAAACTATAACTATACTATATTTTCTTTACCACCTCTAATTCAAATACTACTTCTGGTCTCGCTGTACAGGAACCTATGaatcactgtatttatttagtctGATTgaggttttcacatttttacaattCTGTAAACTGTGACTATGAATAGccctgccctctgctggacatgTGTTGTCATGTGCCCTCGAGCTTCTGTACAGAaaagttgatttgttttcttgagCATTgccaatatatataaaaaaaagatcatctGGGTTGTAACGATGTACAGCCAACAGGAATTGTTAATAGAATTCTTACAGGATAGAATTGTTATTTCTGTGGCTTGTTAGCTCACTGTCATCATTGAAGGATCTCGTTCTGTCCCAAAGCCTCACAAACTTACCATGGGCCCTTTTCCTGTGTGCATATATGATGAGATATATAAACAACTCAAAAGTCAACTGTTGTTATGTGCAGCCtctcagagagaaactgtcaTTTCCTGTGGTTTGGGGCACCTGGGCTGTAAGTAAATATGCACTTTGATGTAAATGTGTCCTTGTTCTCTTTCCAATAAAAATACACTTTTCTTATCCAGTGTCTGTTAAATGACTGATTATACCGACCTTACAATTAATAATGCAATACatatttttgattgattgatagatagatagatgaatagatTGACCCGTTTACATTTCCTGTGTTATTACGTGCATGGCTGGGTGGTTCTCTGCTGTATTGTTTTATAGCTTTTTTATTACTCCTACAAAGAGAAGATGAATGTTCTGATCAAGGGAGCCTTCTTCATTTAGGAGAGCTGGATTCCAAGGCACACCCACAACACCAGCTTGATCCTCTAGAACAAAGTCTAGGTCCTCAGCATCAGAGATTTCAGACTCACAATCAAGACAAAAAATTGCCTCCTCATTTTCCTCATCCTGTTCTTCATGCGGCATCTTTATGAACATTAAACAGTACGACTGAAATGATTGAGACCATCCATACTGACACTGGATGAAGAAATTCAAAAGCAtagtttttaaagtcttatctATCAGTCTATAAAGCATATACTGTTATATTTCGAGTTTAATTAGTTGATCCAGTTATGTTTAGCTAGCCAGAAaagaagctagctagctaacagctAGTTAGTATTGTatgtattttctctttcccACTAGTAATAGATTGTAAAATAAGACTCACATGCGTCAGATGTGCAAAAGCAGCTTAGATGTGTTTATAATGTAAGAAAGGAAAAGGTAAAATAACGATTTGtagtaatcaaaaacaagatttaaaGAAACCTTagaatattaaataatgaacatttatttagaacacaaagcaaagaaacacatCACTCATTcatgaaataacacaggaaaCGAAGACGAGCCATTTCTGACCCATGTTTTAGAATTTGAAGAATAGAGATTTTATGTTAAAAAATTTAAGACCTGAAATACTGAATACTGAACGATAAAGATAAAGGAACACAATCTGAGCCGGGTCCCGTTTGACCCACGTTGTGAACCCAAAGTGTTAAAATCCAATCCAAATCGACGCGGTGACGTCAACGACTCTGACGTACGATCCAGCGGCTGACGCAGGGTCGACGTCTCCGGCAGAGACGCCTCCTCGAAACAACGGTCGTCCAGTTACGACCTGTTTCTCTTCTCACTCTGGTATGAAACCACGCGCGGGGCTGGGACTTTGTGTTCTGTGACCGTCCGAACCTTAGCTAAGATTCGGCGGGCGTCGACTCGGGAACAGTGGGTTCGTTGACCGGTGAAACGGTCCAGTTCACCAGGCTAACACCGACTAGCTAACAGCTAACCAGCTGCACTCAACAAGCAGGGGCGCTGCTGATGCTGTTGTTTCACAGAATGGGGCTAAGCTACATTCACCTGCTATCTCAGGCTGTTTGGTTCATTAGTTAGCTAACCCAACCATTCGAACCGATGTTAAGTCATGGGAGTTATACACTAGCTTGCGTTTCCTTCGTTCACGTGTACGCCATTAACGTCAGGttgtttctatatatatatattgctatTCAGTTTCAGTTGCTGGTGCACATGAACCACAGTGAGAACACTGCCCGTCGAGCCACCAGAGATGCTCATATTTGAGGAACacttaaagaaaagagaaaagcaaacacCATCTCTCTCACATAATGGTTCCTCATATCCTATCAatccgtttttttttattgtgattgCTGGAATTTAAAGGGTCCACATTCGTGAATAAATGCCAGTCAAGCTTCTTGCAGAGCCTCAGGGGACATCTTCATATTGTTATAGATTATAGATTATTATAGAATTTTAAGTGAATATCAAAACTGatgatgttttctgttctgAATCATCTCAGCTTATTGTCTCAGCTCCAGTTGAATAATGACATTTAAGCCTGGCCACTATCACCATGCATAAATCTTGAAGTATCTCTTGCCAGTGATACGTGACTCACACTTTGTCTGTCCCGTGTCTCTCGCAGCCGAGGAGCAACTGCTGGGATGCCAAAGAAGTTCCAGGGCGAGAACTCCAAGGCGGTCACAGCCAGAGCCCGAAAGGCCGAGGCCAAGGCGACGGAAGACGCCCgcaagaagaaagaggaggaggactccCTGTGGCAGGAAACTGACAAACATGTGCTCAAGAAGGGGCAGAGAAAGGTGAGCTGTTACTCCAGCCAGCTCCCTCTGGGTAGCCTGCTCAGAGAGGAAGAAATAAACACGACGGAAATGTTGACAACATGCTGTCAaatttgaaaacagcttttgaTGTGGGGCCGGAACCCTGTCTTACCTTTTTCACACATAAATCCACAGGTCTAAAGTCTAGATGGGATTAAGTCTTAACTTCCCCCTgcagattttagtttttagcaGCTAATTACagaacagcacaaacaaacagagaaacaatagAGAACACATTTCCTTTACTTAACCTAATCAGCATTTAAGTGATCGGAAGACAGACATTTATTTAGTAATCTTAAATATCTTGATTTACATAGTGTATAAAACGATGGATGAGTATAAGTAAAGCTACATTGAtttcacagagagaaagacaaactatATGTTCCCAGACAGCCTGAGCTTGACCTTGACTTAACTCTGCATCCTCTGCTTCACAAACCATAATGGAATCACTTCTTTGGGAACTTAACTTgggatttattttaatgtctcTTCGCTAAGCACACAATACATACCAATATTTTTGgtctgtaaaaaaataacatcatCCTGCTTTTCCAGGACgacaaggagaagaagaggatcGAACTCctggagaggaaaaaagaaaaccagcGTCTTCTGGATGAAGAGTTCGCCAGAATTAAAGGCAAATCCACAGAGGCTCCAGGCGGAGGAAAAGTGACCCGGGCCCAGATCGAGGAGACGCTTCTGAATGAGCAGCAAGAGGAGCTCCAACCGAAAGGTAAAGATCGGGTTGTCAAGATGAGTCAGGATCCGATAAAATCAGAAAGCTGTCACTGAAACTCCAACCAGTGttcattttggcagctatttttgatttagtcttagtcttagtcttttgacgaaaatgcattttagttttaggaacatttagtcatttttatccttcttagttttagtcacatttaatagccaaattaaactccttttctgtaaaaacatatagctgcagccttatagcttaaaaatatatatttagttttaaatgtgaaaacaaaaagggagagcaggtcagactggaggcgaacacagaaactgtgtttttcggtacgtcttcgtctcgtcttcgtcatggaaaaaaggttgttaacgaatatatttcgtcatagttttcgtcaacgaaattaacactgactCCAACGTGTATTTAGTTTAACCATGACAGCACCTTCTCATGTTTCAAATGATTGTTTCCTACAGAAAAGAGCCACCTGGAGACTCCACTGGAGGAGAACGTGAACATTATCATCCCTGAAAAAGGAGCAGTGGAAGCCAGATCCATAGAAGATGCCATCGCTGTACTGAggtacatttacattttgctcTGTGTTACCCGCTGTTGTCCTAGTGATCTCTGCAATGCTGATTTTAATTGACGGCCGACGTGACTCGTGAACGTTAACGATTCATTGTTATTCATTCTGTCTTCTTTGTCTTCTAGCACGGGGCCTGAGGACCTGGACCGCCACCCGGAGCGGAGGGTGAAAGCAGCGTTTCTTGCCTATGAGGAGGCAAACATGCCTCTCCTTAAAAAGGAGAACCCCAACATGAGATTGTCgcagctgaagcagcagctgaagaaggaATGGATGAAGTCACCGGAGAACCCCTTGAACCAGCGCTTTTCCTCATACAACTCAAAGTGATAACACTTCTTCCATCATGATGCCATTTGAGCACTTTGGAGACTTTAATTGGAAAAATCTAATAATTTCATCCTTAAAATAACGTGGCCACTACCTGCTCAGAAACAATATCTGCAGTACCAGAGGACGCTCGGCTCCGAGGAGAAGCTCACCCCTCAACGTCACAACTAATCATGTCCGTGCACGTGGCCTCTAATTTTGAATGTGCGCATCTAATAAATTTAATgacatctctttttttctttacttttttagCACTTCTCTGAAAGTGGGGAATTGGATGTTTTGAGAGTAACTTATTAAAGTTGACCGCTCGACCATCAGTCATGTCTTGCGATCTTTCTTGTTTGGAGACACGGGGAATAGAAGATGATGGATTTCAAACTTTGATTCATTCGCGGAGAAAGTCGACAATTCAGCCAACAACACAGTAGGCTCACTGGTCAATTTAAGACAAGAGATTAACTGTTAGATCAATTAGAGATAATAGATCCATCTGCCAGGTGACTGTTACTAATATAATACTGCTGATGCTCCCCCTCCAGTATTTGAAGGCTCTGTACTCTGTGATCTAGGATCCCCATGAGCACAATTTGCCATTTAAGAAGAAGTTATATGAGGAAGAAATTGGTTTCAATCGTGTCGGAGCCTTAGTGTGTCTAGCTTGGCGAGTTCATTTGTAAAGCACATTCCAGTTCAATGTgctttacataaaatataaaaggcatcatgacaaattgtaaaagcaacataagacaaaacagaaaaggaagCATCGGAAAAAGTTACATAGGCTCTGGGGTCAGAAAGCAGACCTGTTCCTGACGACCTGAG
The nucleotide sequence above comes from Platichthys flesus chromosome 9, fPlaFle2.1, whole genome shotgun sequence. Encoded proteins:
- the smim7 gene encoding small integral membrane protein 7; its protein translation is MIADLLIFGTLLVNAGAVLNFKLKRKESQGFGDDSRAPTTGDNIREFLLSLRYFRIFIALWNIFMMFCMIVLFGS
- the ccdc124 gene encoding coiled-coil domain-containing protein 124 — translated: MPKKFQGENSKAVTARARKAEAKATEDARKKKEEEDSLWQETDKHVLKKGQRKDDKEKKRIELLERKKENQRLLDEEFARIKGKSTEAPGGGKVTRAQIEETLLNEQQEELQPKEKSHLETPLEENVNIIIPEKGAVEARSIEDAIAVLSTGPEDLDRHPERRVKAAFLAYEEANMPLLKKENPNMRLSQLKQQLKKEWMKSPENPLNQRFSSYNSK